The window ATGACAGAGACCAACATTTTTACTCAATATCTCGAGAAGAGAAGGACATTGGTGAAGAACAAGAAGATCCTCCAACCATCCTACATACCGGATTATCTTCCGCACAGGGATCATGAGATCAGCACGATTGCGGAGATAATCGCTCCTTCATTGAATAAGAACAAACCTTCCAACATCCTGATCATCGGAAAGACCGGAACAGGTAAAACAGCTGTGATGAACTTCATAGGGAAGGAACTGAAAAAAGCAGATCCCGCGGAAGAGAACTGCACATTCATCATGATCAACTGCGAATTAGTGGATACACCTTACGGAATCCTTTACAACATCGCGAACTACATCATATCCGATCCTTCGAGGAAGATCCCTTACACCGGATGGAGCGTCGATAAGATCCTTCTCGAATTGACCAATTACATCGAGGAGAAGAACAGGACTTTCATTATAGTCCTGGATGAGATCGACAGATCGTTCCAGAAGAATGGGGATGACATCTTCTACTATCTCACATCTATCAATGATAAGCTGAAGAATTCGACGGTCTCGATAATCGGTATCACTAACAACACGAAGTTCACCGAATTCCTCGGACCAAAAGTGAAGAGCAGACTTACTGAAGTGAAGATCGTCTTCCCTCCCTACACCGTGGAGCAGCTTCAGGATATCCTCTACGACAGGGTCAAGGATGCATTTGACGAAGGGATCCTCTCTGAAGGTGTAATCCCTTACTGTGCTGCTTTAACTGCGCAGGAAGGAGGGGATGCTAGAAGGGCCCTCGGACTCCTCAGGATGTCTGCCGATATCGCAGAGAGGAATGGGGATTCGATCATCTCAGAGGCTCATGTCAAATCCGCAAAGAACACATTGGAATTGGATGCGGTTTCAGAAGTGATCAAGACCCTCAACGCCCAATCGAAGATGGTCCTGATGAGCATCATAAAGAACACCGAGGAAGGTCTCAACGTGATGATCACCGGTGATGTCTATACCACTTACAAGTACCTCTGCGAGGTCACCGGAACATCTGTGATCACTCAGAGGAGGATCGCTGATCTGATTTCAGAATTGGACATGCTGGGTATCATCCATGCAAGGGTCAAATCCTTCGGC of the methanogenic archaeon mixed culture ISO4-G1 genome contains:
- a CDS encoding orc1/cdc6 family replication initiation protein, which translates into the protein MTETNIFTQYLEKRRTLVKNKKILQPSYIPDYLPHRDHEISTIAEIIAPSLNKNKPSNILIIGKTGTGKTAVMNFIGKELKKADPAEENCTFIMINCELVDTPYGILYNIANYIISDPSRKIPYTGWSVDKILLELTNYIEEKNRTFIIVLDEIDRSFQKNGDDIFYYLTSINDKLKNSTVSIIGITNNTKFTEFLGPKVKSRLTEVKIVFPPYTVEQLQDILYDRVKDAFDEGILSEGVIPYCAALTAQEGGDARRALGLLRMSADIAERNGDSIISEAHVKSAKNTLELDAVSEVIKTLNAQSKMVLMSIIKNTEEGLNVMITGDVYTTYKYLCEVTGTSVITQRRIADLISELDMLGIIHARVKSFGRAGRTKEIELSAPKEIVNLLKSDDLFKELEKYKPPKQTTLM